A stretch of the Marinobacter sp. JH2 genome encodes the following:
- a CDS encoding P-II family nitrogen regulator has translation MYEIKAYVREVMAEHVVDALAKVKGVASIAVVSLNEFGHLVGDESPLEKVQMVKLEVDVATDAVADEVVDIIVRTSRTRDGHPGDGKVLVSRLVQAVRIEDGATDESALQPTSI, from the coding sequence ATGTATGAAATAAAAGCGTATGTCAGAGAAGTGATGGCAGAGCATGTGGTTGATGCTCTGGCCAAAGTTAAGGGGGTGGCAAGCATTGCTGTCGTGTCTCTCAACGAATTTGGTCATCTGGTTGGCGATGAATCGCCTCTGGAGAAAGTGCAGATGGTCAAGCTGGAAGTAGATGTAGCGACCGATGCTGTTGCCGATGAAGTTGTGGACATCATTGTGCGAACGAGCAGGACCCGGGATGGACACCCGGGGGACGGCAAGGTACTGGTATCCCGCCTGGTTCAGGCCGTTCGTATTGAAGACGGGGCGACCGACGAAAGCGCACTCCAACCCACTTCAATCTAG
- a CDS encoding TolC family protein: MKASKHSPRALLCSVLLSIPLFGQAETVNWANWLTGQISKHPEVLAATEQAAARKEDAEASEQPLYNPELSVGADRTGSENNFEAGLSQTIDWSDQQGALQEKAKLIRLSAQAGLSEAVLTQTSESLFALVEWRATTLFEEIAESQQQRLDALLDQVEQRQQAGDLGRADAELLFLNLSRQLSEVAQAKAAVDRAETQVQERLPDWRPQDGGIPEYIWPALESQLGEADLLSHPSIAVARSEWQVLKSEAEVARRKATASPTVGLSGGRDGGENVVGLTFSIPLNVRNNYSAEIRAANRRALEAEARFQALYRKQQYDLAGARASWKRYDKQLRRWKELSQGRVQRSADLLEKQWQVGDLSTSEYLQALGQRAESLKTGIELEKLAQLGLIELLSQSGELITPFQ, from the coding sequence ATGAAGGCAAGCAAGCACTCGCCTCGGGCGTTGCTGTGTTCAGTACTATTGTCCATTCCTCTGTTCGGTCAAGCTGAGACTGTTAATTGGGCGAATTGGCTCACTGGCCAGATAAGCAAGCACCCGGAGGTACTGGCAGCGACAGAGCAGGCGGCAGCGCGGAAAGAGGACGCTGAGGCAAGCGAACAACCGCTGTATAACCCAGAGTTGTCCGTAGGAGCAGACAGAACGGGCAGTGAGAATAACTTTGAGGCAGGGCTGTCACAAACGATCGATTGGTCTGATCAACAGGGCGCATTACAGGAGAAGGCAAAGCTGATCAGGCTGTCTGCGCAAGCTGGCTTGAGCGAAGCAGTTCTGACACAAACGTCTGAATCATTGTTTGCGCTTGTCGAGTGGCGCGCCACTACGCTGTTTGAGGAAATTGCTGAATCCCAACAGCAGCGCCTGGATGCTTTGCTGGACCAGGTTGAACAGCGCCAGCAGGCAGGTGATCTGGGGCGTGCCGATGCAGAGCTTCTGTTTCTAAATCTATCCCGTCAGTTGAGCGAAGTCGCCCAGGCAAAGGCCGCAGTTGATCGGGCAGAAACTCAGGTTCAAGAACGTCTGCCGGACTGGAGGCCTCAGGATGGGGGAATCCCCGAGTATATATGGCCAGCGCTGGAGTCCCAGCTTGGTGAGGCTGATCTGCTGTCACACCCGTCAATTGCAGTCGCTCGATCCGAGTGGCAGGTGCTGAAAAGTGAGGCAGAGGTTGCGAGACGCAAAGCCACAGCATCGCCGACAGTAGGGCTGAGCGGAGGGCGTGACGGTGGCGAGAACGTGGTTGGCCTGACATTCTCGATCCCTCTGAACGTCCGTAATAACTACAGCGCTGAAATCCGGGCCGCGAATCGACGGGCTCTGGAGGCCGAAGCGCGGTTTCAGGCGCTCTACCGGAAACAACAATATGACCTGGCAGGCGCTCGCGCTTCCTGGAAGCGATACGACAAGCAACTTCGTCGATGGAAAGAACTATCCCAGGGGCGTGTACAGCGAAGTGCCGATTTGCTTGAGAAGCAGTGGCAGGTCGGCGACCTCTCCACCTCTGAGTATCTCCAGGCGTTAGGCCAGCGCGCGGAGAGCCTGAAAACCGGTATTGAACTGGAAAAGCTGGCGCAGCTGGGCCTGATTGAACTCTTGAGCCAGTCTGGCGAACTGATCACCCCCTTCCAATAA
- a CDS encoding DcaP family trimeric outer membrane transporter — protein MQTNKLRLAIRATLALSVTGLLAPSVHAQSATELQTQINDLQRQLDDMAESKGAEGWMVPGTNTTVTIGGYVKLDMIYDFDQDMGDSLFVAGLDTANSDSDPSFRAHARQSRVRIKTTTPTEVGDVKTTVEGDFYGGGGDEVFSNSRGLRLRHAYGELNGLLAGQTWSNFMQFTAYPSTVDFDGPVGVSFIRQAQLRYTMPLGGGANFSVSAENPETTGFDGSRDNAPDLTAKYKWAGSAGGIEVAGLARSLQTDSAAATGDDNAFGYGVLIAGRLSLTDATTVMAGAIFGDGVGRYIYSSFSNNDSSASRTGIGEAYIDANGDLETIEAYGANVAISQQWTPKFSSGLSYGRVEGDQPADLFPNSFETLQSVHFSNFYKVADPVTLGLELSFADKELANGESADNTRLQLAAQFDF, from the coding sequence ATGCAAACTAATAAACTCAGGTTAGCGATTAGAGCAACACTAGCGCTTTCGGTTACGGGTCTGCTGGCCCCGTCTGTTCATGCGCAATCTGCAACTGAACTTCAGACACAGATTAATGATTTGCAGCGCCAATTGGATGACATGGCGGAAAGTAAGGGGGCGGAAGGTTGGATGGTGCCTGGCACCAACACCACTGTAACAATCGGTGGCTATGTCAAGCTGGACATGATCTATGATTTTGATCAGGACATGGGTGACAGCCTGTTCGTAGCAGGCCTTGATACTGCTAATAGCGATAGCGACCCTTCATTCCGAGCCCATGCTCGACAATCACGGGTTCGCATTAAGACAACCACGCCAACCGAAGTGGGTGATGTCAAAACGACCGTTGAAGGTGACTTCTACGGTGGTGGCGGTGATGAAGTTTTCTCCAACTCCAGAGGGCTGCGTCTTCGTCACGCCTATGGTGAGCTGAACGGCCTGCTCGCCGGTCAAACCTGGAGTAACTTCATGCAATTTACCGCCTATCCGTCCACGGTTGATTTCGACGGCCCAGTAGGTGTTTCTTTTATTCGTCAGGCACAGTTGCGCTACACCATGCCTCTTGGCGGCGGTGCTAATTTTTCCGTTTCTGCTGAGAATCCGGAAACAACGGGTTTTGACGGCTCCCGCGATAATGCGCCGGATCTGACTGCCAAGTACAAGTGGGCCGGCAGTGCTGGTGGCATTGAAGTTGCCGGTCTGGCACGTTCGCTTCAGACTGACTCTGCAGCTGCTACGGGCGACGATAACGCCTTTGGTTATGGCGTTTTGATTGCTGGTCGGCTAAGCCTGACCGACGCCACCACGGTCATGGCAGGGGCGATCTTTGGTGACGGCGTGGGTCGTTACATCTACAGTTCCTTCAGCAATAATGACAGCAGCGCTAGCCGCACTGGTATTGGTGAAGCATACATCGACGCCAACGGCGATCTTGAAACCATTGAGGCATACGGTGCCAACGTTGCTATCAGTCAGCAGTGGACGCCGAAGTTCTCCTCTGGTCTGTCCTATGGGCGCGTAGAGGGCGATCAGCCAGCAGATCTGTTCCCGAACTCCTTTGAAACCCTGCAAAGCGTTCACTTCAGCAACTTCTACAAAGTTGCTGACCCGGTAACGCTGGGATTGGAGCTTTCCTTCGCAGACAAAGAGTTGGCCAATGGCGAATCTGCTGATAACACTCGCCTGCAACTGGCTGCGCAGTTCGATTTTTAA
- a CDS encoding ATP-binding protein, giving the protein MPRKQQRPSIKRKLLTFLTLTGFACTGLIFFSHTLLIDYIHDELHRQQLEAAANRLSKMLTNDKEEITKSSLRNFSLSQYSVHIEDSQGRSFTSENIKPKLQVVESFRKPGIFHISDDDRSILGYYRIFNNRQDKLSVTIIEKSSYSPNTLDKIHVLIWIISFTILVTISLIIFIGVTIALKPLKMMSAQLTSLKKGQRNRLDENVPEEFNELVKHLNRLLESYDKKLTRSRHLAADISHSLKTPLAVINSMINDEAIPTTIASQIKSQLSEMHELIDTQMRKTEMSGQYIGKATPIIERTLALVDVVSRIYPYKQIHLQETLPRELVWPIDERDFNEILGNVLDNASKWCSQEVHLHLKLHDDTLTILVEDDGPGVASHQLADLTKRQKRLDEKTPGYGLGLSIVEEIINDYGGAMHFSLSPKGGLRVLIELPRSI; this is encoded by the coding sequence ATGCCCAGAAAACAACAACGCCCTTCAATAAAACGGAAACTGCTTACTTTCCTGACGCTAACGGGTTTCGCGTGTACCGGGCTGATATTCTTCTCACACACCCTTTTAATCGACTATATCCATGACGAGCTTCACAGGCAGCAGCTAGAGGCTGCAGCTAACCGACTCTCAAAGATGCTAACAAATGATAAAGAAGAAATTACAAAATCCTCTCTCAGAAATTTTTCATTGTCTCAATATTCAGTTCACATCGAAGACAGTCAAGGTCGGAGTTTTACAAGCGAGAACATTAAACCGAAATTACAGGTGGTAGAATCGTTCAGAAAGCCTGGAATTTTTCACATATCGGATGATGATCGCTCAATCCTTGGCTACTACAGAATATTTAATAACAGACAAGATAAACTAAGCGTTACTATAATTGAAAAAAGCTCCTACTCACCAAACACGCTTGACAAAATCCACGTTCTTATATGGATAATATCTTTTACAATTCTCGTTACGATATCATTGATCATATTTATTGGGGTAACTATCGCACTAAAACCCTTAAAAATGATGAGTGCCCAATTAACGTCGCTTAAAAAGGGTCAGCGTAATAGACTGGATGAGAACGTACCTGAAGAATTCAATGAACTTGTCAAACATCTTAATCGTCTATTAGAGTCGTACGACAAAAAACTTACCCGTTCACGCCACCTAGCCGCAGATATTTCTCATAGCTTAAAAACCCCCCTTGCCGTCATAAACTCCATGATCAATGACGAAGCCATTCCCACCACAATCGCGAGTCAAATTAAGTCTCAACTGTCTGAAATGCACGAGCTGATCGACACTCAAATGAGAAAAACCGAAATGTCCGGTCAGTACATTGGAAAGGCGACACCGATCATTGAGAGAACTCTGGCACTGGTGGACGTAGTCAGTCGAATCTATCCTTACAAACAGATCCATCTTCAAGAAACATTACCCAGAGAGCTTGTCTGGCCAATTGATGAGCGTGATTTTAATGAGATCTTGGGTAATGTGCTTGATAACGCAAGCAAATGGTGCTCTCAGGAAGTTCATCTACACTTGAAACTTCACGATGACACTTTGACCATTCTTGTTGAAGATGACGGCCCCGGAGTAGCGTCACACCAACTCGCCGATCTTACCAAGCGCCAGAAAAGACTGGACGAAAAAACCCCTGGCTATGGCCTTGGCCTATCAATCGTTGAGGAAATCATCAATGACTACGGTGGTGCCATGCATTTTTCTTTATCACCCAAAGGTGGTCTTCGGGTTCTAATCGAGCTTCCCAGAAGCATTTGA
- a CDS encoding TolC family protein, with the protein MNKRLLLWVLIVPGVLNVMPSAAATAGESVSLKEYQQAKARQAVSLNEAMVMAFENSPILALRRAAVSMQEAELDHASRWAPSNPELELSGRDNPDKADQSLNYEVRVTQEVWMGNRGDLGQSRAQSTLTSQQQELEYLKVATKARVRSAYFKILLAQKELETASRTVELMQRTKELVEVSVERGKQTRIDLNTAVIGLARAKSQKAEAEQKLRQSKIDLTEVLGVSPSDAVGVVGELNVARANLPPTNRLVALAQRQRGDLKAAAARIAANESGLELAKSLSIPNLKVFGFYEREERSNLFGAGVSMPLTVFHDYSGEKRKASAQLKMSELEAEALRLATERQVVSAVAQYESAVRRLRQMNESILERSEETLQLMQKALQAGKVDASDVLSAQDNLLSVRKEYVKVQHDYIDAVRALEVSTGGALSMSSGS; encoded by the coding sequence ATGAACAAACGACTGTTGTTGTGGGTGCTGATAGTACCCGGAGTCTTGAACGTCATGCCTTCGGCGGCGGCCACCGCCGGGGAGAGCGTTTCACTCAAGGAGTACCAGCAAGCCAAGGCCAGACAGGCTGTCTCTTTGAATGAGGCAATGGTAATGGCATTTGAGAATAGCCCGATATTGGCTTTAAGGCGGGCTGCGGTGTCCATGCAGGAAGCCGAGCTCGATCATGCCAGCCGCTGGGCGCCCAGCAACCCGGAGCTTGAGCTGAGTGGCCGTGATAATCCAGATAAGGCAGATCAGTCACTGAATTACGAGGTTCGGGTTACTCAGGAAGTCTGGATGGGCAATCGGGGCGATCTCGGTCAGTCGCGTGCTCAGAGCACTCTCACTTCTCAACAGCAGGAACTTGAATACCTGAAGGTGGCGACCAAGGCCCGAGTGCGGTCAGCCTACTTCAAAATACTGCTTGCACAGAAAGAACTGGAAACGGCAAGCCGCACCGTTGAGCTGATGCAGCGAACCAAAGAGCTGGTCGAGGTGTCCGTTGAGCGGGGCAAACAGACCCGGATTGACCTCAATACCGCTGTCATTGGCTTGGCAAGAGCTAAGAGCCAGAAGGCCGAAGCGGAGCAAAAGCTTAGGCAATCAAAAATTGACCTGACGGAAGTTCTTGGGGTGTCCCCCTCCGATGCGGTAGGGGTCGTGGGAGAACTCAATGTAGCTCGTGCCAACTTGCCACCAACTAATCGCCTGGTCGCGCTGGCTCAGCGCCAGAGAGGGGATCTGAAGGCGGCAGCAGCCAGAATTGCTGCGAATGAGTCCGGCCTGGAACTGGCCAAGAGTCTAAGTATTCCGAACCTGAAAGTGTTCGGGTTCTACGAGCGGGAGGAAAGATCCAACCTTTTTGGTGCGGGTGTGTCGATGCCTCTGACTGTGTTTCATGATTATTCCGGTGAAAAAAGGAAGGCCTCGGCTCAGTTGAAAATGTCCGAGCTTGAGGCCGAGGCACTGCGTTTGGCGACTGAACGCCAGGTCGTATCTGCTGTAGCTCAGTACGAATCCGCCGTACGCAGATTGCGCCAGATGAACGAGTCGATTCTCGAGCGTTCGGAGGAAACGCTGCAACTTATGCAGAAAGCTCTTCAAGCGGGAAAAGTCGATGCTTCCGATGTCCTGTCCGCTCAGGACAATCTTTTGTCGGTGAGGAAGGAATACGTCAAAGTGCAACACGACTATATCGACGCCGTCCGGGCGTTGGAAGTGAGCACCGGCGGTGCCCTTTCAATGTCATCCGGTTCCTGA
- a CDS encoding CusA/CzcA family heavy metal efflux RND transporter translates to MINAIVNYALNNRLMTLVFAIAVIVAGVFSFQKLPVDAFPDATPTMVQVFTTSPGLSPVDIETLISYPVEISMYGIPKLEKVQSTSIFGLSRVTIYFEDGTDIYFARRLVNERLSEAKRQIPKGMGEPELGPIASGLGRILMYSLEAEDKDQYSLQEIRTIQDWIVKPQLRTVPGVTGVLSIGGEVKQYQVNIDAQKLQARNLTVSDVRGALTQNNRNVGASFITRGGEEYIVRGYGWVNSGTAGIKDIRNIIVSKSEGESPIYVKDVAEVGLGPAIRRGAEVSSGEESVGGYVMKLIGTNTSQVLEDVNSKIDDLNKSLPEGLKIEAYYSQADLVGKAIGTVEKALLEGSVLVLVFLYLFLGNIRSTLIVVATLPLSVLFAFIAMRMSGLSANLMSLGGLAIGIGMMVDGAVVMIENIFRHLEERSDEKISVLRLVGESAREVARPIVFAIGIIIIVFLPLFTLQGVEGKLFSPMAYTISFALIGALLLALTLVPVLASLSFKMGGRHKEPKLVLFLNRLYKPVVNTVVKAPKIVMGVAVIAFAGSLLLFPYLGSEFVPTLREGTFQIRSTLPPGASLESAIKYGKRIQSVVDEFPEVTGTYARIGRAEVGGDPEPVNVVATLVNLKPLDQWREDVSYEDLQSRIADALDDRVPGLANNLSQPIQLRTDELLSGVQAQLVASIFGDDLDELGRIGREVAALAQEVPGATDVRAQQSAGKKQIVIRPDREVLAQFGISVDNLMSTVETGIGGKGAGLVFDGVRRFEIFARLQESYRGSIDEIRKLPLRGNSGELIPLARVADVEMYAGPKKISRSNASRRQYVQMNVRGRDMGGVVQDLRKRIEEQVDMPPGYFVEFGGQFENQERAMARLAIVVPITLALIFLLLFSAFSSLRYAALIFMNVPFAVTGGIVALFVTGLYLSVPAAVGFIAVFGVAVLNGVVMVSYINQLRDEGYEVTEAVKLGAQRRLRPVLMTASVAILGLIPLLLADGIGSNVQRPLATVVVGGLITSTLLTLVVLPSVYQWFASERRDVEV, encoded by the coding sequence ATGATCAACGCAATTGTGAATTATGCGCTGAACAATCGTTTGATGACGCTTGTCTTTGCTATCGCCGTGATCGTTGCCGGCGTATTTTCATTTCAAAAACTGCCGGTGGATGCGTTTCCGGACGCGACACCGACCATGGTTCAGGTATTCACTACCAGTCCTGGATTGTCGCCGGTTGATATCGAAACGCTGATTTCCTATCCCGTTGAGATCAGCATGTATGGTATTCCCAAGTTAGAAAAAGTGCAGAGCACGTCGATTTTCGGACTTTCGCGGGTGACCATCTATTTCGAAGATGGCACCGATATCTACTTCGCCAGGCGGCTGGTAAACGAACGGCTATCCGAGGCCAAGCGCCAGATTCCCAAAGGGATGGGGGAACCCGAACTCGGGCCCATCGCAAGCGGTCTTGGGCGCATCCTGATGTATTCCCTGGAAGCTGAGGATAAAGATCAATACAGCCTGCAGGAAATTCGCACGATTCAGGACTGGATTGTCAAACCCCAGCTCAGGACCGTGCCGGGCGTAACCGGTGTGCTTTCTATCGGCGGCGAGGTAAAGCAGTACCAGGTCAATATTGATGCGCAGAAGCTTCAGGCAAGGAACCTGACGGTGTCTGATGTTCGCGGTGCCCTCACCCAGAATAATCGTAACGTTGGCGCCTCATTCATTACTCGAGGAGGTGAAGAGTACATTGTCCGTGGTTACGGCTGGGTCAACTCCGGTACCGCAGGCATCAAAGATATCCGGAACATCATTGTGTCCAAGAGTGAGGGAGAATCTCCTATTTACGTCAAGGATGTGGCGGAGGTTGGCCTTGGACCGGCAATTCGCCGTGGCGCAGAGGTGTCCTCAGGTGAGGAGTCCGTGGGCGGCTACGTGATGAAATTGATTGGTACCAACACCAGTCAGGTTCTAGAGGATGTCAACTCAAAAATCGATGATCTGAACAAGTCACTTCCTGAAGGGCTGAAAATAGAAGCGTATTACTCTCAGGCAGACTTGGTGGGCAAGGCTATAGGCACTGTCGAGAAAGCGCTGCTTGAAGGCTCGGTTCTGGTGCTGGTTTTTCTCTATCTGTTCCTGGGTAATATTCGTTCCACACTGATCGTGGTGGCGACGTTGCCGTTGTCTGTACTCTTTGCGTTCATTGCTATGCGCATGTCGGGCCTGTCGGCCAACCTGATGAGTCTGGGGGGGCTGGCTATTGGCATCGGCATGATGGTGGACGGCGCTGTCGTGATGATAGAGAACATCTTCCGACACCTTGAGGAGCGATCCGATGAAAAGATCAGCGTTCTGAGGCTTGTAGGTGAGTCAGCCCGGGAAGTGGCTCGTCCGATCGTGTTTGCCATAGGCATCATCATTATCGTTTTCCTTCCACTGTTTACGCTACAGGGCGTCGAGGGCAAGCTGTTTTCGCCCATGGCCTACACCATCAGCTTTGCTCTGATCGGTGCGCTTTTGCTCGCGTTAACGTTGGTGCCGGTTCTGGCCTCCCTGTCATTCAAGATGGGCGGGCGTCACAAAGAGCCAAAGCTGGTTCTGTTCCTGAACCGGCTATACAAGCCGGTAGTGAATACTGTCGTCAAAGCCCCTAAGATTGTGATGGGCGTTGCCGTCATTGCTTTTGCCGGCAGTCTTCTGCTGTTTCCCTATCTCGGGAGCGAATTCGTGCCCACGCTCAGGGAAGGCACTTTCCAGATTCGCTCGACACTGCCTCCTGGAGCCAGTCTTGAATCCGCCATCAAATATGGCAAACGGATTCAGTCCGTTGTAGACGAATTTCCAGAAGTCACCGGCACCTATGCCAGGATCGGTCGTGCCGAGGTCGGTGGTGATCCTGAACCTGTGAACGTTGTCGCGACGCTTGTCAATCTGAAGCCCCTGGATCAATGGCGAGAGGACGTGAGCTACGAGGATCTCCAAAGCAGGATTGCCGATGCTTTGGATGATCGGGTTCCTGGGCTTGCCAACAATCTGTCCCAACCGATTCAGCTCAGAACCGACGAACTCCTGTCAGGCGTTCAGGCGCAACTGGTTGCCAGCATTTTCGGCGACGACTTGGACGAGTTGGGCCGGATCGGCAGGGAAGTGGCGGCACTGGCGCAAGAGGTGCCGGGTGCAACGGACGTCCGCGCTCAGCAGAGTGCGGGTAAAAAACAGATCGTGATTCGCCCCGACCGTGAAGTACTGGCGCAGTTCGGCATCAGCGTCGATAACCTGATGAGTACGGTTGAAACCGGTATAGGTGGTAAAGGCGCCGGGCTGGTCTTCGACGGTGTCCGTCGATTTGAGATTTTCGCCCGGCTGCAAGAGTCCTATCGCGGGTCCATCGATGAAATCAGAAAGCTTCCCCTCAGGGGCAACAGTGGCGAGCTTATCCCGCTTGCACGGGTGGCCGATGTTGAAATGTACGCAGGCCCCAAGAAAATTTCACGCTCCAATGCCAGTCGCCGTCAGTACGTGCAGATGAACGTGCGTGGTCGCGATATGGGCGGTGTTGTTCAGGATTTGCGCAAGCGGATCGAGGAGCAAGTGGATATGCCGCCGGGGTATTTCGTGGAGTTCGGCGGTCAGTTTGAGAACCAAGAAAGGGCCATGGCGCGGCTAGCGATCGTTGTGCCCATTACCCTGGCGCTTATTTTCCTGCTTCTCTTTTCTGCATTCAGTAGTCTTCGCTATGCGGCGCTGATCTTCATGAATGTGCCCTTTGCGGTTACTGGTGGCATTGTCGCGTTGTTTGTGACGGGGCTTTACCTCTCCGTGCCCGCTGCTGTGGGGTTCATTGCGGTGTTTGGCGTAGCCGTACTGAACGGTGTGGTAATGGTGAGCTACATCAATCAGTTGCGGGACGAAGGCTACGAAGTCACTGAAGCAGTCAAGCTGGGCGCTCAACGTCGTTTGCGGCCGGTTCTGATGACAGCCTCTGTGGCTATTCTGGGGCTGATTCCCCTGCTGCTGGCCGATGGCATTGGCTCTAATGTCCAACGGCCACTGGCAACGGTTGTGGTTGGCGGTCTGATCACGTCAACGCTGCTGACGTTGGTAGTGTTGCCCAGCGTGTATCAATGGTTTGCATCCGAACGTCGTGACGTTGAAGTCTGA
- a CDS encoding porin, giving the protein MKKCLSMLVFGGVAVTSMNALAGEGPILYGKANVSYENQDDGNSDTWKLQSNASRLGVKGALNTDLEGLEAIYKAEFEISIDDGDKDGQTFSQRNIYGGFKQANLGALIAGKFDTPLKSAQGKVDQFNDLQADIKNIMAGENRTSNIVQYSSPRLFDAVGVSVAVIPGEEQSAGAENDGPADAVSSSFTFENDRFYGSIAYDSDIEDSLEADSSGDSRLNILRTVGKVRLSNFEIGAVYQLAEESDGPGEDTSYLVGGAVNLERWKIKAQYGLTEAETTNEELTLLALGLDYKLASKSKVYAYVSQVEADLADSEDSTFGVGFEHKFSM; this is encoded by the coding sequence ATGAAAAAGTGTCTATCAATGTTGGTGTTTGGTGGGGTTGCAGTAACTTCAATGAATGCACTAGCGGGGGAAGGTCCTATCCTGTACGGCAAAGCCAATGTTTCGTATGAAAACCAGGACGACGGTAATAGCGATACCTGGAAGCTCCAGAGTAATGCGTCCCGTCTGGGGGTAAAAGGGGCGCTCAATACCGACCTCGAAGGCTTGGAGGCGATCTACAAGGCAGAATTTGAAATATCGATTGATGATGGAGATAAGGATGGCCAGACTTTCTCGCAGCGTAATATTTACGGTGGCTTCAAGCAGGCGAACCTCGGTGCACTGATTGCGGGAAAATTTGACACACCTTTAAAGTCAGCGCAGGGCAAGGTTGACCAGTTCAACGACTTACAGGCGGATATAAAAAATATCATGGCTGGTGAAAATCGGACCAGCAACATTGTTCAATACAGTTCTCCACGTCTGTTTGATGCTGTGGGCGTTAGTGTTGCCGTCATCCCGGGTGAAGAGCAGTCAGCTGGGGCAGAGAACGACGGACCTGCGGATGCAGTTTCCAGCTCTTTTACGTTTGAGAATGATCGTTTTTACGGAAGTATTGCCTACGATTCTGATATCGAAGATTCACTGGAAGCCGATTCAAGTGGCGATAGTCGTCTTAATATCCTGCGAACCGTAGGGAAGGTCCGATTAAGCAACTTCGAGATCGGCGCAGTTTACCAGTTGGCAGAAGAAAGCGATGGCCCTGGAGAAGATACGTCTTATCTGGTTGGTGGTGCCGTTAATCTTGAGCGTTGGAAGATCAAGGCACAGTACGGACTGACCGAAGCCGAGACAACAAACGAGGAGCTAACCCTGCTGGCCTTGGGGCTCGATTATAAACTGGCGAGCAAGAGTAAGGTCTATGCGTATGTGTCTCAGGTGGAGGCGGACTTGGCCGACTCTGAGGACTCCACATTTGGTGTGGGCTTCGAGCATAAGTTTTCCATGTAG
- a CDS encoding efflux RND transporter periplasmic adaptor subunit, producing MIRNLQILFVAISFLVYQPLAYGAEEAEGGQHQKGEAGHSAEGSEAREVHLTPEQRELLSVQTVTVPRGRADNIVTAPAEVHYVPDRVAEVGPLLQGKLTRLAVDLGDQVEKGQLLATLNSVELARIRSRLNSLKARKEAATAEYQREKQLRSESFTSEEEFLDAKAAYLEITAEYDSIREQLEVFGSDSTGADSSLAQYALRSPIQGRIERMDARLGQTLSSSDTPFTVADTSVVWVMLQVAETDIGRVSVGDEVQVFSKSVADRFHTGEVSWISNELDEETRTITVRVVLESPNGDLRPNTYAKARVMTQSAASLPLVPHDAVQTIDDESVVFVPGNEGGAYKAVPVTLGKEANDWIEIKSGISANTEVVSVGAFDLMSAITASGRSAAHGH from the coding sequence ATGATTCGAAATCTGCAGATATTGTTTGTCGCGATCAGTTTTCTGGTCTATCAGCCACTGGCGTACGGCGCCGAAGAAGCCGAAGGAGGGCAGCACCAAAAGGGTGAGGCTGGGCACTCGGCTGAAGGCAGTGAGGCCCGCGAAGTTCATCTGACTCCAGAGCAGAGGGAGTTGCTCTCCGTGCAGACTGTAACGGTGCCCCGAGGTCGTGCTGATAATATCGTTACTGCGCCAGCTGAAGTTCATTATGTTCCGGATCGCGTCGCTGAGGTAGGGCCGCTATTGCAGGGAAAGCTTACGAGACTGGCTGTTGATCTGGGGGACCAGGTTGAAAAAGGCCAGTTGTTGGCCACGTTAAACAGCGTTGAGTTGGCTCGCATTCGTTCCCGCCTGAACTCGTTGAAAGCTCGGAAAGAAGCCGCGACTGCGGAGTATCAGCGAGAAAAGCAATTGCGGAGTGAAAGCTTCACCAGCGAAGAAGAGTTCCTGGACGCCAAGGCCGCTTATCTTGAGATTACAGCGGAGTACGATTCAATTCGTGAGCAACTGGAGGTTTTTGGCAGTGATTCGACAGGCGCAGATAGCAGTCTTGCACAGTACGCGCTCCGTTCTCCTATCCAGGGGCGCATTGAGCGCATGGATGCCCGGTTGGGCCAAACCTTAAGCTCTTCAGATACGCCTTTTACCGTAGCTGATACCTCTGTGGTGTGGGTGATGTTGCAAGTTGCCGAAACTGACATTGGCAGGGTATCCGTCGGAGATGAAGTTCAGGTCTTCTCAAAGTCGGTTGCAGACCGCTTTCACACCGGGGAAGTGTCCTGGATCTCAAATGAGCTTGATGAGGAAACCCGCACCATTACGGTTCGCGTTGTACTCGAATCCCCCAACGGCGACCTTCGTCCAAATACCTATGCCAAAGCGAGAGTCATGACTCAATCGGCGGCATCACTGCCCCTAGTTCCACACGATGCCGTGCAAACCATCGATGACGAGTCCGTTGTATTTGTTCCGGGTAATGAAGGGGGAGCCTACAAGGCGGTTCCAGTCACTCTTGGTAAGGAGGCTAACGACTGGATAGAGATTAAGTCCGGCATCAGCGCAAACACGGAAGTGGTCTCAGTGGGCGCTTTTGATCTGATGTCGGCCATTACCGCCAGTGGCCGCAGCGCCGCTCACGGACACTAA